CAGATGACTCACGATGCTATGAACCTTTGACAATTACCAGCTCCCCCCAATCTGAGAGCACGCCAACTAGTCCAGTCTCACCCTACCGATATCACAGACCTTTGAATGGGTTCTCATCAGGCCCTCCCTCCACGTCATACCCGTCACATTCCTGCAACTTCCCTCCTGCCACATCCTCACAGCCTCGTCAACGAGGCTCTGATTCTGAAGGTCGTTTTCCATCATCACCCAGTGACATATGCCACTCTGCTGACTTAAGGAGAGCTGCACTTTTGCGATCTGTGCAAATGAGGACTCAACCTCTTGGACCATCATCATTTGAGGTGCAACTTAGTCCAGGGCTGGAGCCTAGTCATATGGAGACCGAGGACCGGCCTTGTTCCTACATGAAGTCTTTAGTTGATGAGAGGGAATATAAGATTGACCAATGCTCCTCAATGAGTGTATCAGCACCCGAAAATGGGGAAAGACCTTGTAGAATTTTGAATATGGGGCCGAAAGGAGATGAATCTGTAGATTAAACACAATCCCTATCCCTGACCTTAATGACTTCAATTACTGCACTTGTGCACAACTAAAAACTTCAGTGAACGGCTTGTGCACTTTAGGCTCAAAGATGACAACTTTCCGAAAATGGGCCTGTTCTATAActcttgtaaaaatagcacggtatagcgagtttcggactggtcattcaaaaatagccggcgtttaccaagtcaatgaaaaatagtcactattttgctgcgcagagaccggtccagcaaaatatactggaattcggtgcacctgtgtatgaactctagcatattatgctggaccggtatacttgttggaactccagtatattatactggagttctagtgtacttatgatggaactccatcatattatgctggagttccagcatacttatcttggaactccagtataatatgctggagttcaagtatacttatgctggaactccagcataatatactggcgtatttttcgggttttgaacagtgttttcgctcagatttatctttacatgaaaagtggctaaatttcgattacttttgaaactgagctatttttgaatgaccagttgtaaatttagctatttttgaatttcgccCGTAACTCTTTGCTCACAGAATTCCCTCATTATTTGTGTCATTCTTGCCTTATCCTCCTTACTTCCATGCTACCTCTACTACTCTCTCAAATTTTTCATTTCCTAGTTGAAAAACCATTGAATAGAAACACAAGTATAAAAAATGTCTCAGTGAGAAACCAAGTAAATATTAATTACTTAGTATAAACTGCATGTCAACTAGATCTCAGTGTCTGGTAATAAATATGATGATAAGGCATCCGAGAAGTCCAGGCCAATTcgatttccttttccttttctctattCTACTCTAAAATTTCCTGTGTTCTCAAACTTGTCCCACACACTCCCATAGTCCCTCGTGTTTACAAAGTAGTCTTCAACCAGTTGAATATTCAGGGTGTACCAAAGTAACTCAaagagtttcatttttctttctttgaatACGTCCACAGAGCAATTTTTCCTACCCCTGCAGTTGGGTAATCTAATATGAAACCAAGTTTATTTAACGAAATTAAAAGTGGAATAGGGGAGGAGAT
This genomic stretch from Nicotiana sylvestris chromosome 9, ASM39365v2, whole genome shotgun sequence harbors:
- the LOC104243811 gene encoding uncharacterized protein produces the protein MGSETGSSPSSAPATAATASPSGKRNRDPEDEVYLDNLHSHKRYLSEIMASSLNGLTVGDSLPDNIVDSPSRSENMLYIREEMSFQYSPMSEDSDDSRCYEPLTITSSPQSESTPTSPVSPYRYHRPLNGFSSGPPSTSYPSHSCNFPPATSSQPRQRGSDSEGRFPSSPSDICHSADLRRAALLRSVQMRTQPLGPSSFEVQLSPGLEPSHMETEDRPCSYMKSLVDEREYKIDQCSSMSVSAPENGERPCRILNMGPKGDESVD